Proteins from a single region of Oceanispirochaeta sp. M1:
- a CDS encoding acetyl-CoA hydrolase/transferase family protein, with product MSNWKSSLNKKEKSIEDAVRSLPRKAAVIMGMASMESQGFMSELHKYADHFEHLRIISCLNMQSYEFCENPEYEGIFMNENWFFGPSNRKAAKLGYNLVDFIPNNLHQAGTNKLDALKEEGVSIVYWGPSTAMREENGFFNLGLSNVYELEAVEAADLVVMEVNKYVPWIHGDTQVHIRDVDMVVYYDAPIPSIPTLESAGVEKEIAVHIAELVEDGSTLQIGIGGIPNAVAALLGNKKNLGIHTEMFTESMIDLFEKGAVNNSKKSLWPNKFVFTFALGSQRMYDWLDDNPAVLEMRGKYVNDPDVIAMNDNMVSINTAITVDLAGQVCSESLGPVQYSGTGGQLDTHRGAQKAKNGKGIIALRSTAKKGTISTIVSTLPPGSAVTVPRQDLDWVATEFGTVHLRGRTLSERAEALISIAHPEFREQLTNEAIELGYIHSKARSLPNKEASDSVVLRSK from the coding sequence ATGAGTAATTGGAAAAGCAGTCTTAATAAAAAAGAGAAATCCATTGAGGATGCTGTCAGATCTCTGCCGAGAAAGGCAGCGGTTATAATGGGTATGGCATCCATGGAGAGTCAGGGCTTTATGTCCGAACTGCATAAGTATGCAGATCATTTTGAGCATCTGAGAATAATATCCTGTCTGAATATGCAGTCCTATGAATTCTGTGAGAATCCCGAATACGAAGGGATATTCATGAATGAAAACTGGTTTTTCGGGCCTTCAAACCGTAAGGCTGCCAAGCTTGGGTATAATCTTGTGGATTTTATACCCAATAACCTGCATCAGGCGGGGACAAATAAACTTGATGCCCTGAAGGAAGAAGGTGTCAGTATTGTTTACTGGGGTCCCTCCACTGCCATGCGTGAGGAAAACGGATTTTTCAATCTTGGTCTTTCTAATGTCTATGAACTGGAGGCTGTGGAAGCAGCTGATCTGGTGGTGATGGAAGTCAATAAATATGTTCCCTGGATTCATGGAGATACTCAGGTTCACATCCGTGATGTGGACATGGTTGTTTATTATGACGCTCCTATCCCTTCGATCCCGACCCTCGAATCAGCTGGCGTGGAAAAAGAGATTGCTGTCCATATTGCTGAACTTGTTGAGGACGGCAGTACTCTTCAGATCGGAATAGGAGGAATACCCAATGCTGTTGCAGCTCTTCTGGGAAATAAGAAGAATCTGGGTATACATACGGAGATGTTTACAGAGAGCATGATAGACCTTTTTGAAAAGGGTGCTGTAAATAACAGTAAAAAATCTCTGTGGCCTAATAAATTTGTTTTCACATTCGCTCTGGGAAGTCAGAGGATGTACGATTGGCTGGATGATAATCCCGCTGTCCTGGAGATGAGAGGGAAATATGTCAATGATCCTGATGTGATTGCCATGAATGACAATATGGTCAGTATCAATACTGCCATTACAGTGGATCTGGCAGGTCAGGTCTGCTCTGAGAGTCTTGGTCCTGTTCAGTATTCAGGGACAGGAGGTCAGCTGGATACCCACCGGGGAGCCCAGAAAGCTAAGAACGGCAAGGGAATTATTGCCCTTCGTTCCACAGCAAAGAAAGGTACTATCTCTACAATTGTCTCTACCCTTCCTCCGGGTTCGGCAGTGACTGTTCCCCGTCAGGATCTGGACTGGGTGGCAACTGAATTCGGAACAGTACATCTGAGAGGCCGGACATTATCTGAAAGAGCAGAAGCCCTGATTTCGATTGCTCATCCGGAGTTTAGAGAACAACTCACAAATGAAGCCATAGAGCTGGGCTATATTCATTCGAAAGCCCGGAGTTTGCCGAACAAAGAGGCAAGTGACTCAGTAGTATTAAGGAGTAAATAA
- a CDS encoding beta-ketoacyl-ACP reductase, with protein MNLNGKVCVVTGGARGIGKQIVENFAAAGAKTVIALDMNFDGFEEISSKYTNVKSKVLNVTSSDDVKSVCAEILKEEGSVEVLVNNAGITRDNLIQKMSDEDWDAVINVNLKGVFLITRELAPGMIEKNNGSIINMASIVGVVGNVGQSNYAATKGGVITLTKTWAKEFARKGAQVRVNAIAPGFIRTPMTEKMPEKILDLMVGKTPLARMGEAEDVANAALFLASDKASFVTAQTLGVDGGLVL; from the coding sequence ATGAATTTGAATGGAAAAGTATGTGTTGTAACCGGCGGTGCCCGGGGAATCGGTAAACAGATTGTTGAAAATTTTGCTGCTGCCGGAGCAAAAACAGTTATTGCCCTTGATATGAATTTTGATGGATTTGAAGAAATCAGTTCTAAATATACCAATGTTAAATCCAAGGTTTTAAATGTAACCAGTTCGGATGATGTTAAATCAGTCTGTGCCGAGATACTCAAAGAGGAAGGCAGTGTAGAAGTTCTTGTTAATAATGCCGGAATCACAAGAGACAATCTTATTCAGAAAATGTCTGATGAAGACTGGGATGCAGTGATTAATGTAAATCTAAAAGGAGTTTTTCTTATTACAAGAGAGCTGGCTCCTGGAATGATTGAGAAGAATAACGGTTCTATCATCAATATGGCCAGTATTGTAGGTGTGGTCGGTAATGTAGGACAGAGCAATTACGCTGCAACAAAGGGAGGGGTTATCACCCTGACTAAAACCTGGGCCAAAGAATTCGCCCGTAAGGGTGCTCAGGTAAGGGTCAATGCAATTGCTCCCGGATTTATCAGAACTCCCATGACTGAAAAAATGCCCGAAAAAATTCTGGATTTGATGGTCGGTAAGACACCCCTTGCTCGTATGGGAGAAGCCGAAGATGTTGCCAATGCTGCTCTATTTCTTGCCAGTGACAAGGCTTCTTTTGTTACTGCCCAGACCCTTGGTGTGGATGGAGGGCTTGTCCTCTAA
- a CDS encoding 3-oxoacyl-ACP synthase, with protein sequence MKNENIGIIGLGTYTPSEFLSSQDIADKTGIPEDVIRLKFGVDKKPVPGPGDTTSFMGIEAARESLAMAGIDPEEIDVLIWNGAQHKDYLNWLAGLHVAKEIGAVNAWSFDMEAMCGSMMAGMEVARSLMVANPEYKTVMLVSGYRNGDMVDYGVKETSFMFDLGAGGAAMILRKGHNANILTASAFRGDGDFSTDCIVKAGGTKNWPMKAEDTDKLHFEIDDVDSFKQKLGERTLPNFFAVIDDSLKKSGLERKDLDYLAILHFKKSTHDYILKELGLNEDQTTYLNEYGHIGQNDQVISLLEGLKSGKVKDGDNIVMVGAGIGFVWAACAVKWGPVSG encoded by the coding sequence ATGAAAAATGAAAACATAGGCATTATCGGACTGGGGACTTATACACCTTCTGAGTTTCTCAGTTCACAGGATATAGCCGATAAAACCGGAATCCCGGAAGATGTGATCCGTCTTAAATTTGGTGTTGATAAGAAGCCGGTTCCCGGTCCCGGGGACACAACGTCCTTCATGGGAATTGAGGCTGCAAGAGAATCGCTTGCCATGGCTGGTATTGATCCCGAAGAGATCGATGTGCTGATCTGGAACGGCGCTCAGCATAAAGATTATCTGAACTGGCTGGCCGGTCTGCATGTGGCAAAAGAGATAGGTGCTGTAAATGCCTGGAGTTTTGATATGGAGGCCATGTGCGGTTCCATGATGGCCGGAATGGAGGTTGCACGATCTCTGATGGTGGCTAATCCAGAATATAAGACGGTCATGCTTGTAAGTGGTTACCGTAACGGAGACATGGTGGATTACGGGGTGAAGGAAACATCCTTTATGTTTGATCTCGGAGCAGGCGGAGCCGCCATGATTCTGCGAAAAGGGCACAATGCCAATATTCTCACGGCCAGTGCTTTCCGTGGAGATGGGGACTTTTCAACTGACTGTATCGTTAAGGCCGGAGGGACAAAAAACTGGCCTATGAAAGCAGAGGATACAGATAAGCTGCACTTCGAAATTGATGATGTGGATAGTTTTAAACAGAAACTGGGAGAGAGAACTCTGCCTAACTTTTTTGCTGTTATTGATGACAGTCTGAAGAAAAGCGGACTTGAACGGAAAGATCTGGACTACCTTGCGATTCTCCATTTTAAGAAGAGTACACACGATTACATTCTGAAAGAGCTTGGTCTGAATGAAGATCAGACCACCTATCTTAATGAGTATGGGCATATAGGTCAGAACGACCAGGTTATATCTCTGCTGGAAGGCCTTAAGAGTGGAAAAGTGAAAGATGGTGACAACATCGTTATGGTCGGGGCGGGTATCGGTTTTGTATGGGCAGCCTGCGCTGTTAAATGGGGTCCTGTCTCCGGGTGA